The Candidatus Eisenbacteria bacterium genome contains a region encoding:
- a CDS encoding peptide MFS transporter, translating into MTLLGHPAGLFLLFLVEMWERFSYYGMRGLLVLYLVQATHPAPDAGGFVNPGRGWSRGDASLLYGWYTGLAYLLPIVGGWIADELLGTHRSMVVGGLMIALGHAVLAVSGVGSLAASDLGMSVFVFGLALIVIGTGHFKPCVSVMVGQLYEPHDPRRDGAFTIFYMGINLGAFLSAFVCGTLGERVGWHWGFGSAAVGMLAGLGLYVTFRDRLLHGIGAPPAGRSNLSIPVAAGGIAAAALFAVLHHLGALASVVDLVSGRATVVVLAVAAVGWAAWFVGRLAPDERGPTITIFVFMLFNAVFWLAFEQAGSSLNLFTDLRTDRMLGGYEVPTTWFQSINAGLIFLLAPLFAGIWSWLGRRGRDPGQPVKIALGLFFLGFGYVFMVWAGWIAADPAVKASLVFVVATYFWHTVGELCLSPTGLSYVTRAAPERYVSLLMGVWFVSTFLANLGGGLVAARVEAIERGEIALPWHLGGQADFFMLFVVSSFAAAALMLVMAPWLRRFAHET; encoded by the coding sequence ATGACCCTGCTCGGCCATCCCGCCGGCCTCTTCCTCCTGTTCCTCGTCGAGATGTGGGAGCGGTTCTCGTACTACGGGATGCGCGGGCTGCTCGTCCTCTACCTGGTGCAGGCGACGCATCCCGCGCCCGACGCGGGCGGGTTCGTCAACCCCGGACGCGGCTGGTCGCGCGGCGATGCGAGCCTGCTCTACGGCTGGTACACGGGCCTCGCCTATCTCCTGCCGATCGTCGGCGGATGGATCGCCGACGAGCTGCTCGGCACGCATCGTTCGATGGTCGTGGGCGGCCTCATGATCGCGCTCGGGCACGCCGTGCTGGCGGTGTCGGGCGTCGGCTCGCTCGCCGCCAGCGACCTCGGCATGTCGGTCTTCGTGTTCGGCCTCGCCCTCATCGTGATCGGCACCGGCCACTTCAAGCCGTGCGTGTCGGTCATGGTGGGCCAGCTCTACGAGCCGCACGACCCGCGGCGCGACGGCGCGTTCACGATCTTCTACATGGGGATCAACCTGGGGGCGTTCCTGTCGGCGTTCGTGTGCGGCACGCTGGGCGAGCGCGTCGGCTGGCACTGGGGCTTCGGCTCCGCGGCCGTCGGCATGCTCGCCGGGCTCGGGCTCTACGTCACGTTCCGCGACCGCCTGCTGCACGGCATCGGCGCGCCGCCAGCGGGTCGATCGAACCTGTCGATCCCGGTGGCGGCGGGTGGGATCGCAGCGGCGGCCCTGTTCGCCGTGCTGCACCATCTGGGCGCGCTCGCGAGCGTCGTCGATCTGGTCTCGGGTCGCGCGACCGTCGTCGTGTTGGCCGTCGCCGCCGTCGGCTGGGCGGCGTGGTTCGTCGGGCGCCTCGCGCCCGACGAGCGCGGGCCGACGATCACGATCTTCGTGTTCATGCTCTTCAACGCCGTCTTCTGGCTCGCCTTCGAGCAGGCCGGATCGAGCCTCAACCTCTTCACCGACCTGCGCACCGATCGCATGCTCGGCGGCTACGAGGTGCCGACGACGTGGTTCCAGTCGATCAACGCGGGTCTCATCTTCCTTCTGGCGCCGCTCTTCGCAGGGATCTGGTCGTGGCTCGGACGGCGCGGGCGCGACCCGGGACAGCCGGTGAAGATCGCTCTCGGGCTCTTCTTCCTCGGGTTCGGCTACGTCTTCATGGTGTGGGCGGGCTGGATCGCCGCCGATCCCGCGGTGAAGGCGTCACTCGTGTTCGTGGTCGCGACGTACTTCTGGCACACGGTCGGCGAGCTCTGCCTCTCGCCGACCGGGCTCTCGTACGTGACCCGGGCCGCCCCCGAGCGCTATGTGTCGCTCTTGATGGGCGTGTGGTTCGTCTCGACCTTCCTCGCGAACCTGGGCGGCGGGCTCGTGGCGGCGCGCGTCGAGGCGATCGAGCGCGGCGAAATCGCTCTCCCTTGGCATCTCGGCGGCCAGGCCGACTTCTTCATGCTGTTCGTCGTCTCGTCGTTCGCGGCGGCGGCGTTGATGCTGGTCATGGCGCCGTGGCTCCGGCGCTTCGCCCACGAGACATGA
- a CDS encoding VWA domain-containing protein: MGVRVSLGVTLPAALWALAVLPGVFVLARRRGRAAGAAALRATAITLLVLALAGLYVERPRPATGACVVVATDVSASAQTAAPLAAHAFLEPMLATLDPDDLVGAIAFGGRVQVLAAPAPRPALATLLPPAGVDPGAYRPEETDLGAAVVRAAVLCPADRQPAIVLVTDGRETTGSLAAEVARMTPPVPLFAVVPPPDTLPAVTLRRLLAPAFLTAGAPAPLEAVVENATAERTTAVLQVAIDAAPPLAVPLDLPPGPSVVALPFPSAEPGAALVQARLLLRDGEPPAPGFVSAAVTVTPPLRALVASERTAPVVAAALAQRGMTVEVVPPRAIEPALGRQHVVVLDDVARSAFAPGGLEALAAWVADGGGLVVTGGPHTFGDPALASSALARVLPVALSSQTPEPAEREPIALELVIDRSNSMSQTTRPGAVPGEKMAYARRAAMAVLAQLEPQDLVGAIAFDAEPHELGALQPVAVAREALAARVATLEAGGGTDFLDALDIARRNLERVEHRVRHIVLLTDGDTNRRTDDHFQLIDALARGDVTVSTIRIGTDTANLALLATIARATGGEFHHVENPEALPQLMLNDARELFERARNRNTRRVRIADGGAPLAGIAPRELPPVAGWAIARAKPGATVRLAVDAGEREDPVLVTWQHGLGRVAAVTLDFQAGAAPWATWNGFGKLWTQLVRWTARRALPDDVHLEAHATAAATRIVVETAAEPGDPPALEIDDHALALAPEGPRRWTARLPPLAPGPHPATIRGSAGAWQTLLRVPEVTAGDRERRGGPPDRALLERAAARTGGRVDPEPADVLAARGGVARTRTPLETPLVALALAAILADVALRRLAR, from the coding sequence GTGGGCGTTCGCGTGAGCCTCGGCGTGACCCTGCCGGCCGCGCTCTGGGCACTCGCGGTGCTGCCGGGTGTCTTCGTCCTCGCGCGCCGGCGCGGGCGAGCCGCCGGCGCCGCGGCGTTGCGCGCGACCGCGATCACGCTCCTCGTGCTCGCGCTCGCCGGGCTCTACGTCGAGCGACCGCGGCCGGCGACGGGCGCGTGCGTCGTGGTCGCGACCGACGTGTCGGCGAGCGCGCAGACCGCCGCGCCGCTGGCGGCGCACGCCTTCCTGGAGCCGATGCTCGCCACGCTCGATCCGGACGACCTCGTCGGTGCGATCGCCTTCGGCGGCCGCGTCCAGGTGCTGGCGGCGCCGGCTCCTCGGCCGGCCCTCGCGACGCTCCTGCCGCCCGCCGGCGTCGATCCCGGAGCGTACCGGCCCGAGGAGACGGACCTCGGCGCGGCCGTCGTGCGCGCCGCCGTCCTCTGTCCGGCGGATCGGCAACCGGCGATCGTCCTCGTGACCGACGGACGCGAGACGACCGGCAGCCTCGCCGCGGAAGTCGCGCGCATGACGCCACCCGTTCCGCTCTTCGCCGTCGTGCCGCCGCCGGACACGCTCCCCGCGGTGACGCTGCGCCGCCTGCTCGCGCCCGCGTTCCTCACCGCGGGCGCGCCCGCGCCGCTCGAGGCCGTGGTCGAAAACGCCACCGCCGAGCGGACGACCGCCGTGCTGCAGGTCGCGATCGACGCTGCCCCGCCCCTTGCCGTCCCGCTCGATCTGCCGCCGGGGCCGAGCGTCGTCGCGCTGCCCTTCCCGTCGGCGGAGCCCGGCGCCGCCCTCGTCCAGGCGCGCCTCCTCCTGCGCGACGGCGAGCCTCCGGCGCCGGGCTTCGTCAGCGCGGCCGTGACGGTGACGCCGCCGCTTCGCGCCCTCGTCGCGAGCGAGCGCACGGCGCCGGTCGTCGCCGCCGCGCTCGCCCAGCGTGGCATGACGGTCGAGGTGGTGCCGCCGCGCGCGATCGAGCCCGCGCTCGGTCGCCAGCACGTGGTCGTCCTCGACGACGTGGCGCGGTCCGCGTTCGCGCCGGGCGGGCTCGAAGCGCTCGCCGCCTGGGTCGCCGACGGCGGCGGGCTCGTGGTGACCGGCGGACCGCACACCTTCGGCGACCCGGCCCTCGCGTCGTCCGCGCTGGCGCGCGTGCTGCCGGTCGCGCTCTCGTCGCAGACGCCCGAGCCGGCCGAGCGCGAGCCGATCGCGCTCGAGCTGGTGATCGACCGCTCGAACAGCATGAGCCAGACGACGCGCCCCGGCGCGGTACCGGGCGAGAAGATGGCGTACGCACGCCGGGCCGCGATGGCCGTGCTGGCGCAGCTCGAGCCGCAGGACCTGGTGGGCGCGATCGCCTTCGACGCCGAGCCGCACGAGCTCGGCGCGCTCCAGCCGGTGGCCGTCGCACGCGAGGCGCTCGCCGCCAGGGTCGCCACGCTCGAGGCCGGCGGCGGCACGGACTTCCTCGACGCGCTCGACATCGCCCGCCGCAACCTCGAGCGCGTGGAGCATCGCGTCCGGCACATCGTGCTGCTGACGGACGGCGACACGAACCGCCGCACCGACGATCACTTCCAGTTGATCGACGCGCTCGCGCGCGGCGACGTCACCGTCTCGACCATCCGCATCGGCACCGACACCGCCAACCTGGCGCTGCTCGCCACGATCGCGCGCGCGACCGGAGGCGAGTTCCATCACGTGGAGAATCCCGAGGCCCTGCCGCAGCTCATGCTGAACGACGCGCGCGAGCTGTTCGAGCGAGCCCGCAACCGCAACACGCGGCGCGTGCGCATCGCCGACGGCGGCGCGCCGCTGGCCGGCATCGCGCCGCGCGAGCTACCGCCGGTCGCCGGATGGGCGATCGCGCGCGCGAAGCCCGGCGCCACCGTCCGCCTCGCCGTCGACGCGGGCGAGCGCGAGGACCCCGTGCTCGTCACCTGGCAGCACGGGCTCGGGCGCGTCGCCGCCGTCACGCTCGACTTCCAGGCCGGCGCCGCGCCGTGGGCCACGTGGAACGGCTTCGGGAAGCTGTGGACGCAGCTCGTGCGCTGGACGGCGCGCCGCGCGCTTCCCGACGACGTGCACCTCGAGGCGCACGCGACGGCCGCCGCGACGCGCATCGTCGTGGAGACGGCCGCCGAGCCGGGCGACCCGCCCGCGCTCGAGATCGACGATCACGCGCTCGCGCTCGCGCCCGAGGGTCCGCGCCGCTGGACGGCGCGGCTGCCGCCGCTCGCGCCGGGACCGCACCCGGCGACGATCCGCGGTTCGGCGGGCGCGTGGCAGACGCTGCTCCGCGTGCCCGAGGTCACGGCCGGCGATCGCGAGCGGCGCGGCGGGCCGCCCGACCGTGCCCTGCTCGAGCGGGCCGCGGCGCGGACCGGGGGCCGCGTCGATCCGGAGCCGGCCGACGTGCTCGCGGCGCGCGGAGGAGTCGCGCGGACGCGGACGCCGCTCGAGACGCCGCTCGTGGCGCTCGCGCTTGCGGCGATCCTCGCCGACGTGGCACTTCGGCGCCTCGCACGATGA